The Arachis hypogaea cultivar Tifrunner chromosome 16, arahy.Tifrunner.gnm2.J5K5, whole genome shotgun sequence genome contains a region encoding:
- the LOC112757075 gene encoding uncharacterized protein: MDRTWIEKPRTTKEYMDGIIGFLDFAFARATISDRICCPCPRCVFGKWHKRDTVQDHLLLKPFPRNYVIWNRHGEIQPVEPSSIEVQAPPSQENPLNTLLHDVFGHHGDEGIMGLNDAVIPDGDEDIADGRLHEGSFDDGSEFNEFLKDGNEKLHEGSKCTKLEFIIKLYHIKVLCRISDKAMTMILTLLRDTFDGIQLPSSFYKAKQITYKIHASIAVYLDGSLRKKKKKQAAKVLRYFPLKPRLKRLYMCSKTAEHMQWHNSAPARDGLLRHPRDGEAWKNFNAMHTLFAEEPRNVRLGLATDGFNPFGALSSTNSVWPVFLIPYNLPPWMCMNHTSFILSMVIPGKKSPGNKIDVYLQPLINELKDLWIDGVETFDSSSGNTFRMHAALMWTISDFPGLGMLSGWNTHTGLACPTCNFDSFPCYLRHSSKWCFMGHRRFLGRNHRFRLNRVRFDGSTEERGPPKKLLGSDILEQQQDVETRDQQREESRSGGKRPRREVKQWNKRSIFFDLPYWKTNLLRHNLDFMHIEKNVCDNILYTLLNDKAKSKDNLKAQKDLKEMGIRRDLWPSDNGSYHLSLFSLTRDTKKLFLSALKNVVLPDGYSSNISRYVDEGQKKIFGLKSHDCHILLEELLPIAVRHLLPDHVTAVLAEFGSFFKILCGKSLSNSELDKLQQRIVVVLCQLEMLFPPSFFTVMVHLTVHLVDEAKLGGPVHYQYMYPIERELGHLKSHVRNRAQAEASIAEGYLAEECLTFCSRYFEDIETRFNRARRIMNPDTIEQLSTDIKFLARGPLSNATRYSAYKINGCTFRTVAREEGLRTQNSGVYLTSSTPCVASRVDKNLRQGDVPYYGKLEDIIEVSYYGRFTVVLFKCKWADSTRHRGYRRDQWHFHCVNFERPIHTGEHEEDEPYILASQASMVYYVDDVVNKG, translated from the exons ATGGATAGAACTTGGATTGAAAAACCTCGAACAACAAAGGAATACATGGATGGCATAATTGGATTCCTTGATTTTGCTTTTGCGAGAGCGACCATTTCGGATAGAATATGTTGTCCATGTCCACGATGTGTATTTGGAAAATGGCATAAAAGAGACACAGTTCAGGATCACCTGCTCTTAAAGCCATTTCCCAGAAACTATGTGATCTGGAATCGTCATGGTGAGATACAACCTGTTGAGCCAAGTAGTATAGAAGTGCAAGCGCCACCATCTCAAGAGAATCCGCTAAATACATTACTGCATGATGTATTCGGCCACCATGGGGATGAAGGTATAATGGGATTGAATGATGCAGTTATACCCGATGGAGATGAAGACATCGCAGATGGAAGATTACATGAGGGCTCCTTTGATGATGGTAGTGAGTtcaatgaatttttaaaagaCGGAAATGAAAAGTTGCACGAGGGCAGTAAATGCACAAAGTTGGAGTTTATAATCAAATTGTATCACATAAAGGTCTTGTGTAGAATAAGCGATAAGGCCATGACTATGATATTGACTTTGTTGAGAGATACTTTCGATGGAATACAGCTGCCTTCTAGTTTTTATAAGGCCAAGCAA ATAACATACAAGATACATGCAAGTATTGCGGTATATCTAGATGGATccctaagaaaaaaaaagaaaaagcaagctgcAAAAGTTTTGCGATACTTTCCACTGAAGCCAAGGTTGAAAAGGTTATATATGTGTAGCAAGACGGCTGAGCACATGCAATGGCATAATTCTGCACCTGCAAGAGATGGATTACTGAGACATCCAAGGGACGGTGAAGCATGGAAGAATTTTAATGCGATGCACACACTATTTGCCGAAGAGCCACGAAATGTTCGCCTAGGTCTTGCAACTGATGGTTTTAATCCCTTCGGAGCCTTGAGTTCTACTAATAGCGTTTGGCCTGTGTTCTTGATTCCATACAATCTTCCACCTTGGATGTGTATGAATCACACTTCTTTCATCTTATCAATGGTTATTCCAGGAAAGAAGTCCCCGGGAAATAAGATAGATGTGTACTTGCAGCCCCTTATAAATGAATTGAAAGATTTATGGATTGATGGTGTGGAGACATTTGACTCATCATCCGGAAACACATTTAGAATGCATGCAGCTCTTATGTGGACAATAAGTGATTTTCCTGGGTTAGGTATGCTATCTGGTTGGAACACACACACCGGTTTAGCTTGTCCCACTTGTAACTTTGATTCTTTTCCTTGTTATCTCCGTCATAGTTCTAAATGGTGCTTCATGGGTCATAGACGTTTTTTGGGAAGAAATCATAGATTTAGACTGAATCGTGTTCGTTTTGATGGAAGCACAGAGGAGCGTGGTCCACCTAAGAAGTTATTAGGTTCTGACATTCTTGAACAACAACAGGATGTTGAAACACGAGATCAGCAACGAGAAGAATCTCGTAGTGGTGGGAAAAGACCTCGACGAGAAGTTAAGCAGTGGAACAAGCGAAGCATTTTCTTTGATCTTCCGTACTGGAAAACCAATTTGTTGCGTCACAATCTGGACTTTATGCACATTGAGAAGAATGTGTGTGATAACATTTTGTACACTTTGCTTAATGACAAAGCAAAATCAAAGGACAATCTCAAGGCACAGAAAGATTTGAAAGAAATGGGCATAAGGCGTGATCTCTGGCCAAGTGACAATGGATCATatcatttatctttattttcactAACACGTGACACCAAGAAGCTATTTCTTTCGGCATTGAAGAATGTTGTGCTACCAGATGGATACTCAAGTAATATTTCGAGATATGTGGATGAAGGacagaaaaaaatttttggattAAAAAGTCATGACTGTCATATTCTTTTGGAGGAATTGTTACCAATAGCAGTTCGTCATTTGCTGCCAGATCATGTTACCGCAGTATTGGCTGAGTTTGGCTCATTCTTTAAGATCCTTTGTGGGAAAAGCTTAAGTAACTCTGAACTTGACAAGCTCCAACAACGCATAGTGGTCGTCCTTTGCCAGTTGGAAATGTTATTCCCTCCATCATTCTTTACCGTCATGGTTCACTTGACGGTCCATCTAGTAGATGAAGCAAAGCTCGGAGGTCCAGTGCATTATCAATACATGTATCCAATTGAGAG ggaGTTAGGCCATCTAAAATCCCATGTGCGGAATAGAGCACAAGCAGAAGCATCTATAGCCGAAGGATATTTAGCTGAGGAATGTCTCACTTTTTGTTCTCGCTATTTTGAAGATATAGAGACAAGGTTCAATAGAGCTAGACGT ATAATGAACCCAGATACCATAGAACAGTTGTCTACTGACATAAAATTTTTAGCACGAGGCCCCTTATCAAATGCAACGAGATATAGTGcttataaaataaatggttgCACATTTCGAACTGTTGCTCGTGAAGAAGGTTTGAGGACACAGAATAGTGGAGTATATTTAACCTCTAGCACACCATGTGTTGCAAGTCGAGTTGacaaaaatttaagacaaggtgaTGTACCCTATTATGGCAAGTTGGAGGATATAATTGAGGTTAGCTATTATGGGCGATTCACTGTTGTTCTCTTCAAATGTAAATGGGCTGATTCCACTCGACATAGAGGATATAGAAGAGATCAATGGCATTTTCATTGTGTTAACTTTGAAAGACCAATTCATACCGGTGAACATGAAGAAGATGAGCCTTATATTCTAGCGTCACAAGCATCAATGGTATACTACGTAGATGATGTCGTTAACAAAGGATAG